From a single Candidatus Saccharibacteria bacterium genomic region:
- a CDS encoding DUF11 domain-containing protein: MKKVLRYSALFVAVFSAASIFILQKQHSRGDAGPFSSQPAWCTPGSPNASSTYCAGRRLTVKDSAGWNQSRWMGQYSVRTTATSWWLTYCLRDDLGHPIATSNGTIMSNLIDKNGNTVALTPKYSYILWKWGDTSDNNRAAAVWMLGHYYAKDRTDSGHIIVPNLNASSSSTVNSLAQSMDAEAATQYGAWKLTVNAPTPPGWSGSSTPGNVMLKSATNAAIAGATVTLSASGGTVTPSSGTTNASGILNFSFTSSGGPVTITANVASSPATYKIINPPGGADQYVGSSGGNRALSANRTAEPLYAVGDYVWYDTDQDGIQDVGEAAVVSATVELLSTSDVVLDSTVTDANGHYVFDGLSAGTYKIKFSDMPAGYVFTTQNAPGSTVSDDSNPAGTGITANFTLDDSQPNMRAPIPADGVIDAGLIDPTIDAGIYENSPEMDLKITKSLFNAGPYIRGDSVRYDLVVTNNGPNAAAANWSITDLLPTGLTFAVTQPNIASDAGFTCGAPSSITGGNSITCTNNASLAPGAQRKLALDVTINANAPLNSALKNVTYVSPAPGDIAETNPLVVPTFATNTTTSTTNNDSEEDLIVSMIFGVGDYVWYDDNHNGIQDVGELPVNNVTVELLDTAENVIATTATNASGHYVFDEVYAGTYSVKFSNLPANYSFTAQEVSSGTEANDSNADAATGLTNTFVIGENETNMRAVVPGDGVTLAQQINPTIDAGLVVGEIDLTITKRLVTAGPYKRGQTLQYELVGKNNGPSGAVAGWSMTDLLPTGLSFSATQPHGDSDAGFTCSPPSSVAGGSSLTCTSSSSLGVGAERKLYLTVKIDDNAAIDTSLHNLGYISPATGEKTETNLLQVPTFATVNTASTSTNNDSEAVLSLSVESVANTGFKNIIKDTNTFIPLGLLLIVAGYAAYNHSFKRQ; this comes from the coding sequence ATGAAAAAAGTTTTACGTTATAGCGCCTTGTTCGTGGCAGTTTTTTCTGCTGCGAGCATTTTTATATTACAAAAACAACATAGCAGGGGAGACGCAGGCCCTTTTAGTTCTCAACCGGCGTGGTGTACTCCTGGGTCGCCGAACGCTAGCTCAACCTATTGCGCTGGTCGAAGGTTGACAGTAAAAGACAGTGCAGGCTGGAATCAGTCTAGATGGATGGGTCAATACTCTGTGCGAACAACTGCTACGTCATGGTGGTTGACTTATTGTTTGCGAGATGATCTAGGTCACCCGATTGCTACAAGCAACGGCACGATCATGTCAAATCTCATAGACAAGAATGGCAATACGGTAGCGCTTACGCCAAAGTATTCATACATTCTGTGGAAATGGGGTGATACCAGTGATAACAACAGGGCTGCAGCCGTGTGGATGCTGGGGCATTACTACGCCAAAGATCGCACTGACAGCGGTCATATTATCGTGCCGAATCTGAATGCAAGTTCAAGTTCTACAGTAAATTCTCTAGCGCAAAGTATGGACGCCGAAGCCGCAACTCAGTATGGCGCTTGGAAATTAACTGTAAACGCTCCAACACCTCCAGGCTGGTCCGGTAGCAGTACTCCAGGTAATGTGATGTTAAAATCGGCAACTAACGCAGCAATCGCTGGCGCAACAGTTACTTTATCGGCGAGCGGCGGAACAGTCACGCCATCTAGCGGCACTACAAACGCTAGCGGTATCCTAAATTTTAGTTTTACCTCAAGTGGCGGACCAGTCACGATTACTGCTAACGTCGCTAGCTCACCTGCCACTTATAAGATTATCAACCCACCAGGTGGGGCTGACCAATATGTCGGTAGTTCTGGCGGTAATCGGGCGCTGTCAGCTAATAGAACTGCTGAGCCTTTATACGCAGTAGGTGACTACGTTTGGTATGATACTGACCAAGATGGAATTCAAGACGTAGGCGAAGCCGCTGTAGTCAGTGCAACAGTTGAGTTACTTAGTACCTCAGACGTCGTGCTTGACAGTACCGTAACCGACGCAAATGGGCACTACGTTTTTGACGGACTCTCAGCTGGTACTTACAAAATTAAGTTTTCAGATATGCCGGCTGGATATGTCTTTACTACACAAAATGCTCCTGGAAGCACTGTTTCAGACGACTCGAATCCAGCAGGCACTGGTATTACAGCTAATTTTACTCTCGATGATAGTCAACCAAATATGCGCGCTCCAATACCGGCTGATGGCGTAATAGATGCTGGACTGATAGACCCAACAATAGACGCTGGCATATACGAAAATAGTCCAGAGATGGATCTAAAAATTACTAAATCTTTATTCAATGCGGGTCCGTACATTAGAGGGGATAGTGTTCGGTACGACCTAGTTGTAACAAACAATGGCCCTAACGCGGCTGCTGCAAACTGGTCAATAACTGATTTATTACCTACAGGATTAACTTTTGCAGTCACTCAACCAAATATCGCATCTGACGCAGGTTTTACCTGCGGCGCACCGAGCAGTATAACTGGTGGAAATTCGATAACTTGCACCAACAACGCTAGCCTTGCTCCAGGAGCTCAAAGAAAACTGGCTCTAGATGTGACAATAAATGCAAACGCTCCACTTAATTCTGCTCTTAAAAACGTTACTTATGTCTCTCCAGCTCCGGGTGATATTGCCGAGACTAATCCGCTAGTAGTGCCAACATTTGCCACAAACACGACGACTTCTACAACCAACAATGACTCCGAAGAAGATCTAATAGTTTCAATGATTTTTGGGGTTGGTGATTATGTCTGGTATGACGATAATCATAACGGTATTCAAGACGTTGGAGAATTACCAGTTAATAATGTAACTGTTGAGCTTTTAGACACTGCTGAGAACGTGATTGCAACTACTGCAACTAATGCTAGCGGACACTATGTTTTTGATGAAGTCTATGCAGGGACTTATTCGGTCAAATTTAGTAATCTACCCGCTAACTATTCATTTACGGCTCAGGAAGTGAGCAGTGGGACAGAAGCAAACGATTCTAATGCTGATGCAGCAACTGGGCTAACAAATACATTTGTAATTGGCGAGAATGAAACAAATATGCGAGCTGTCGTACCTGGAGACGGGGTAACACTAGCTCAGCAAATTAACCCCACAATTGATGCTGGATTGGTGGTCGGTGAAATCGATCTGACCATTACCAAAAGATTGGTCACAGCAGGGCCATACAAACGTGGCCAAACTTTGCAGTACGAACTGGTTGGTAAAAATAATGGTCCTAGCGGGGCAGTGGCTGGATGGTCAATGACTGACTTGCTGCCAACTGGTTTGAGTTTTAGTGCTACACAGCCTCACGGTGATTCAGACGCTGGCTTTACGTGCTCTCCGCCTTCGAGTGTTGCTGGCGGATCGTCGCTGACTTGTACAAGTAGTTCAAGCTTAGGAGTTGGTGCAGAGCGAAAACTGTACCTTACCGTTAAGATTGACGACAATGCAGCAATCGATACGAGTTTGCACAATCTTGGTTACATATCGCCGGCCACTGGTGAGAAAACAGAGACAAACCTACTTCAAGTACCAACTTTTGCTACAGTGAATACCGCCTCTACCTCGACAAATAATGATAGCGAAGCTGTGCTTAGCCTTTCAGTTGAGTCTGTAGCAAATACTGGCTTTAAGAACATTATTAAAGATACTAACACTTTCATACCACTGGGTTTACTGCTAATTGTAGCGGGATACGCCGCTTACAATCACTCGTTCAAACGTCAGTAA
- a CDS encoding glycine--tRNA ligase, translating to MNDVTLEKIISLCKRRGFVYPGSEIYGGEAGLYDFGPYGVELLNNIKKSWWKSNVHDREDMVGIDSAMFKNPKVWEASGHVGGFSDPLSECKQCHTRIRVDKELTVVGVVADEKMTEDQLNKLFDSNREKIKCPSCGKKDFTEVKAFNLLVKSNLGDFTGHDERPVYLPGEACQGIYLNFKNVIDTTRMKVPFGIAQIGKAFRNEISPRNFLFRTREMEQADTQYFVKPNQNKEIYEKIKQDRWNWYLSLGIKEENLRLTQHQNLVFYAKDAWDIEYNYPSLGFDEVEGIHDRSDYDLSQHTKFSGVDLSYTDPQTKEKFIPWVLETSAGMGRIFLAVLSDAYTEETLQNGEVRTLLKLKPELAPVRYAVFPLLKNKPELVAKARELYELLSEKYICEWDDNGNIGKRYRRQDEIGTPACVVVDFQSLEDGSVTVRDRDSTEQQRVRPEDLT from the coding sequence ATGAATGATGTAACTCTAGAAAAAATAATTTCCTTATGCAAGCGTCGCGGCTTTGTATATCCGGGCAGTGAGATATATGGGGGTGAGGCAGGTCTATATGACTTCGGACCGTATGGAGTAGAGCTGCTAAACAACATTAAAAAATCTTGGTGGAAGAGTAATGTTCATGACCGCGAGGATATGGTTGGTATCGATTCCGCAATGTTTAAAAACCCAAAAGTCTGGGAGGCAAGTGGTCATGTCGGCGGATTTAGCGATCCGCTAAGCGAATGTAAGCAGTGCCACACCCGTATTAGAGTAGACAAAGAGCTTACTGTCGTTGGAGTTGTTGCCGACGAAAAAATGACCGAAGACCAGCTAAATAAACTTTTTGATTCCAATCGTGAAAAAATAAAGTGCCCCAGCTGCGGCAAAAAAGATTTTACAGAAGTTAAGGCTTTTAATCTTTTAGTAAAATCAAATCTTGGGGATTTTACTGGTCATGACGAGCGGCCAGTTTACCTACCCGGAGAGGCTTGTCAAGGAATTTACTTGAACTTTAAAAACGTCATTGATACTACGCGCATGAAGGTGCCTTTTGGCATTGCCCAGATAGGTAAAGCTTTTAGAAATGAGATTAGTCCTAGGAATTTCTTGTTTAGAACGCGCGAAATGGAGCAGGCGGACACCCAATATTTCGTCAAACCAAATCAGAATAAAGAAATTTACGAAAAGATTAAGCAGGACAGATGGAACTGGTACCTAAGTCTGGGAATAAAGGAAGAGAATCTGAGGCTAACACAGCACCAGAACCTGGTTTTTTATGCAAAGGATGCTTGGGACATTGAATACAATTATCCAAGTCTAGGCTTTGACGAGGTAGAGGGAATCCACGACCGTAGTGATTACGATCTAAGCCAGCACACGAAGTTTTCTGGAGTTGATCTGAGCTACACTGACCCACAAACTAAAGAAAAATTCATTCCATGGGTGCTAGAAACGTCGGCTGGAATGGGGCGCATATTCCTAGCTGTACTAAGTGACGCTTATACAGAAGAGACGCTCCAAAACGGCGAAGTTAGAACACTGCTTAAGCTAAAGCCAGAGCTTGCGCCTGTTCGGTATGCTGTTTTTCCGCTGCTTAAGAACAAGCCAGAACTTGTAGCTAAGGCCCGCGAGCTGTACGAGCTTTTAAGCGAAAAATACATATGTGAGTGGGACGACAACGGTAACATTGGGAAGCGCTATCGTCGTCAGGATGAAATAGGCACACCTGCTTGCGTAGTGGTTGATTTTCAAAGCCTTGAAGATGGCAGTGTCACTGTTCGTGATCGTGATTCTACAGAGCAGCAAAGAGTTAGGCCCGAAGACTTAACTTAA
- the recO gene encoding DNA repair protein RecO, translating into MQREQTESIVLSRRDYGEADRIVAFLSPKFGKISCLVKGARKPKSKMAGGIELFCVSDIVFINGRSELKTLVGASSKRVYDNISKNLEKTMWLYEVLKLYNKHIESSADGDLYELLKNTISFLNEQTSKLWAAKLYFYSRWLNLNGRNVDAYKEATGKVLELNKTYNYDLLAQAFVLSSAGDFTAKDIKIIRLAQEYDVQRLNRLSISIDEGFKATNLFERLVSLSL; encoded by the coding sequence ATGCAACGCGAACAAACTGAATCAATTGTTTTGTCGAGACGAGACTATGGCGAGGCGGATAGGATCGTAGCCTTTCTTAGCCCCAAGTTTGGAAAAATTAGCTGCCTAGTAAAAGGAGCAAGAAAACCAAAAAGCAAAATGGCAGGTGGAATCGAGCTTTTTTGCGTGTCCGACATAGTATTCATTAACGGCCGCTCAGAACTTAAGACTCTGGTAGGAGCGAGTAGTAAACGAGTTTATGACAATATCTCTAAAAACCTAGAGAAAACAATGTGGCTGTATGAGGTGCTAAAACTGTACAATAAGCACATCGAGTCTTCTGCTGACGGCGACCTGTATGAGCTACTTAAAAACACAATTAGTTTTTTGAACGAGCAAACTTCTAAATTGTGGGCTGCTAAGTTATATTTCTATTCACGCTGGCTTAACTTGAACGGGCGAAATGTTGATGCATACAAAGAGGCTACCGGCAAAGTACTTGAACTGAACAAGACATATAATTATGATCTTCTAGCACAGGCTTTTGTATTAAGTAGTGCCGGTGATTTTACCGCAAAAGATATAAAAATCATCAGGCTGGCTCAAGAATACGACGTTCAAAGATTAAATCGTTTAAGTATTAGCATTGATGAAGGCTTTAAGGCGACTAATTTGTTCGAAAGGCTAGTAAGTCTTTCATTATAG
- a CDS encoding class I SAM-dependent methyltransferase: MPALILIIVLAVILLFGIVVFVGAPYLPTLRPQAEVALKMLDLKKGQTLFDLGCGDGKILSLAAQQGIKAVGVEINLFLVIIAWLRTRRYGQLVTVRWGNFWTTSVSDADGIFVFLHTRFMQRLHKKIINECKVKPVKLVSYAFRIPEKSISDERQGMLLYMYN; the protein is encoded by the coding sequence ATGCCGGCATTGATATTAATAATAGTTTTGGCGGTCATATTGCTTTTCGGAATCGTGGTTTTTGTCGGAGCACCGTACCTGCCGACCCTTAGGCCACAAGCTGAAGTGGCGCTTAAAATGCTTGATCTAAAAAAGGGTCAAACATTATTTGATCTTGGTTGCGGTGACGGTAAAATCCTGAGCTTAGCTGCACAACAAGGAATTAAAGCCGTAGGAGTAGAAATAAACTTGTTTCTAGTGATAATCGCGTGGCTCAGAACCCGCCGTTATGGCCAGCTCGTAACTGTAAGGTGGGGTAATTTTTGGACTACCAGCGTCTCCGATGCAGATGGCATATTTGTATTTCTGCACACAAGGTTTATGCAGAGATTGCACAAAAAAATTATAAACGAATGTAAGGTTAAGCCGGTTAAACTTGTTAGTTATGCTTTCAGGATACCTGAAAAAAGCATATCTGATGAGAGGCAAGGCATGCTGCTTTACATGTACAACTAG
- the xseB gene encoding exodeoxyribonuclease VII small subunit, producing the protein MKSFSELQAQLDQIIEWFESDQVDIDEAVDKFKQGQKLIAELNERIAKAELQIKKIKKA; encoded by the coding sequence ATGAAGAGTTTTTCGGAATTGCAGGCTCAGCTAGACCAAATAATTGAATGGTTTGAGTCAGATCAGGTTGATATAGACGAAGCAGTTGATAAATTTAAACAGGGGCAGAAGCTCATTGCCGAGCTTAATGAACGGATCGCGAAAGCCGAGCTACAAATCAAGAAGATAAAGAAGGCCTAG
- the xseA gene encoding exodeoxyribonuclease VII large subunit, with protein MQGIESIILGVSDAVGLLNQTLEMVYPQMTIVGELVNFRVAKGKWLYFDVRDEYAKLHCFGTVYMLPGPLEDGMMVEVTVAPRLHPQFGFTANLSSVRPVGEGSIVKAASLLQKKLEREGLFAVERKRALPLLPQKVALVTSDESAAYSDFIKIARSRWPLAEIEVYSVLVQGVDAPAQIIEAIALSNLAEQPADVVVITRGGGSADDLAAFNDERVVRAVASSRIPTLAAIGHERDFSLAELAADARASTPSNAAELLLPDKKDFIQNLANKNDWLRQGLIGCIGANSSWIGVRTDVLNAVVDRIFSNKRKAIESSTKALRVLDPAAVLRRGYALARKNGKYIVSAVKAKNEKSFDLSFADGDVSVTISST; from the coding sequence ACCATAGTTGGTGAGCTGGTTAACTTTCGTGTTGCTAAGGGGAAATGGCTGTACTTTGATGTGCGTGATGAATATGCCAAGCTACACTGTTTTGGCACAGTCTATATGCTGCCGGGGCCGCTGGAAGACGGAATGATGGTTGAGGTTACGGTTGCACCGAGGTTGCACCCACAATTCGGCTTTACGGCCAACTTAAGTTCTGTCAGGCCGGTTGGCGAGGGTTCGATTGTAAAAGCGGCAAGTTTGCTACAAAAAAAGCTAGAGCGCGAAGGTCTTTTTGCTGTCGAGAGAAAAAGAGCGCTGCCACTGCTGCCGCAGAAAGTAGCACTAGTGACATCCGATGAGTCAGCCGCATACAGTGATTTCATAAAAATAGCTCGGAGTCGCTGGCCGCTTGCAGAAATCGAGGTTTATTCTGTTTTGGTGCAAGGCGTCGATGCGCCGGCACAAATTATCGAGGCCATAGCTTTATCTAACTTGGCCGAACAGCCTGCGGATGTTGTGGTGATCACTCGCGGCGGCGGTAGTGCCGATGATCTGGCTGCATTTAATGATGAAAGAGTTGTGCGGGCTGTGGCCTCAAGTCGCATACCAACCTTGGCGGCAATAGGGCATGAACGTGACTTTAGCTTGGCAGAGCTTGCGGCTGATGCACGGGCAAGTACTCCTAGTAATGCGGCCGAGCTGCTACTACCCGACAAGAAAGACTTTATCCAAAATCTTGCAAACAAAAATGACTGGTTGAGACAAGGTTTAATTGGCTGTATTGGCGCTAACAGCAGCTGGATCGGTGTTAGGACTGATGTATTGAATGCGGTTGTCGATAGGATCTTTAGCAACAAAAGAAAAGCTATAGAGTCTAGCACCAAGGCGCTTCGGGTTCTTGACCCGGCAGCGGTTTTGCGGCGCGGCTATGCTCTGGCTAGAAAAAACGGCAAGTACATTGTCTCCGCGGTCAAAGCTAAAAACGAAAAAAGTTTTGATCTTAGTTTTGCAGATGGTGATGTGTCGGTTACAATTAGTTCGACATGA